TTCAAAAAGACATGCATTTGAGTAAAACGAAAACAAACCTGCATTTTTTGTAGTTAGATAcatcattttcttcttcttcttaccaACCATTCCAGTGCAGAGATTGGCTGTCATACAACACagagaaataaatgttttatacacAAATATTTACTGCATTACTGAACCTATAACAAAGTTTGCATTGCTTTAAGAACATAGACATCGTAAACGTTCATGTTAAATCCACCAGGGGGCAATATGCACAAATCAACCATTCAAATAGGGTAgggttaaaaaaacaataaaacattttgaaattaatgcagttcttttaaacattctgttcaaagaattctgaaaaaagcacaactgttttcttttctttctttctttttgaacagtaaatctttatattataatgatttctgaaagaccatGTGATgcagaaaatttagctttgcctcACAGGAGTATATTCTGtatataaagacattttcaattctatattattattattatcactacaAGTACCTGCTGGTGAAAGGTCAACATCTTTCTTCACAAAAGCTTTCCTCTTCTCCTCCAGAAGTTGACTGGGAATCAGGCCAGCACTGCCTCCCTCGACGTGACGCGCCTGTGGACACATCACGTACAAACAAGTCACTCCGCATATTTTTAGCTCGTTGGTTATCATTTCACCAGGCTGATCAACTTTCATAGAGAGATCTTCTTCCATTTTAACTAAAAAGCAGACATGACTTCAGGTCCTCAAAAAAGAAATGAACACATCATTTTTAGCAGAAGGCTACTCTAGTGCTTCTAATTTGACAGACAAACCTGCCACCAGTTCACATCCTCCTGGTTAACGATCTGCAGAATGTCTCCTCTGGAGAACTGTAGCCCCGCCTCCTTGCAAGGGATGAGGTTGTCATTGGCAGGGTCATAATCACAATGACACTTCACAAAAACCTGCAGAGACCAGGATAAGTGTGATCATGATTGAAACACATTAAAGTTACTGATGTGAGCTGTTTCCAGTTATTGATTACAAATTACATGATAGGAACTGCTGCTGAGCACAGCTCCATAAAACTGAGAGACTTTACAAATCTACATCacaagtaatatttaaaaaaaaaaaaaaaaaaaaaaaagaattagagcgaatcaataaattatgaattatttactgccattgtgtgaataataaGTAATCAGGTAACcgataaaaaataaacagattttgtaacattttaaaatgtaaaatgtaagagTTTCATatttggaatctgattatgtaatccaggttacatgtaatcagttactacccagcactgACTATTTCCAATAattgaaaatctgaaaataagaCATTAAACATTAAGAAATTAGGTCAGAGTTTATTCTAAGGCATGTAATATAAATTGATTTAACAGTCCATCTCAAAGTTACAATTGTTTCACCCCATCAAAGAACTATATAAATGCCGTCTGAAATAGTGAAATGCTAATACAACATGTCTGCTGACTGCAACatgcttttacatttaaaaatctaaatcttgTCTGATTTGTTCAGACAGTGAACACATCCGGCTTTAACCAAGAGTGAGACTGCTGTGCTCACTCCTTACTCTGGTATGGATGAAACCACGAAAGAGCAGCAGAGAAAAACAAGAGGAAAGTAGGTAGCAGTGATGTGCATATGTCATATCATATGAATCATAATACCAGGTGTAAACGAGGTCATAGGTGTGATGCCGTATGCATGCAAGAACACTGACCATGCCCCGTTGTTTATTTTGAGGGTACCTGTCTGGGGGGATGCGGCTCCTGGTAGCTGGGAAGGATCTTGAGCACCACGCTGCCGCTGGCCTCCTGCAGCATCTCCTGCAGCACACGAGGGTCGTCGCCCACCTCTCGCCCGTTCACCTCTTTGATGATGTCACCCGTGTGGAGCAGTCCCTGCTGGTCGATCATCCCCCCGTGGAGAATACGGGCGATCACCAGCTCTCCGTTCTCAATACGGAACGTCACACCCTGACAAACAACAGGACAACAAGTCAGAAACTAGTCGGAGTGATGCATACTAACACATTTTTGCTATATTCATTGAAgaatttcatataataatattaacatagTGTGTTaacataatatttcattttattatatatatatatatatatatatatatatatatatatatcatattattatgctgtgtatatattagtattacatataaatacatacaataaattatcatataatatataataagaaCATATCCATAAATTTGGTTGAATAATTAGATAATTatagtataatttaatataatattacagaaatgtgaaaatatcatattttacagCAGAGCCTAACATACATATTGTTTAATACTATCATTATGGTTTGCTCTGAAATATAacattagtattataatttaataatattttaaaatgacattaaatatcataatttaatataacattactATTATACGATACAATATccaattgtggcgagtggggcagggccgagaggcgtgggaacgaggagtgaggccaggtgtagtgattggagatgagctacacctgcgccccaccgccggtctcgagtcccacgtaggagatggaaggatataaaactggagcgacgaccgtgaaggacgagagaggaccaggcctgggacatattttatgttttggtttttatttgcgcgcaccagtcgtccgcgaggggctggcgcgctgttttgtatttattttgaatattaaaatgttttgattgtgcgccggttcccgcctccttcttcccgatgtttACAAAGGTTATATCATTACaccaattatataatttaatcaatAAACAAAGTATAATCACTTCGAAATTCATACTTTAGAGCACAGCATAATTATAAGATGTATATTCTCCACAGAAATGTATGActtttcaaagattttttttaaagtttctttttatttctatGACTTTTCCAGGtatgaaaaaattaagttttgttaCTGTGGGAGCCAACCTCAAGAAAAAGTATAAGAACTTGAGTATGagagatattttaaagaaacacTGTGAATGCAGTCTTACCAAATGCTCTCCAGCCACTTTGCGGATGCCCACCATGCGGATGGCATCAGCTGGCACCGGTGCAGTGTTGATGGGCGGCTCCATGAAAGCACAGGGGCTCGAGGGCGGAGTCTCACACGTCTGAGAGGCCACCGAGTCGTGCGTCTCTAACAGAGACTGGTCATCAGAAGCACAGCGCGTCAGACACTGATCAGACTGTCTGTTATTCTCATTTGATTGGACAGGTTTGCTGATCTGCGGCGGTGTACCTGGAAGTGCGGCTGGTTGAGGATGCGGGACAGCTCTGCGGCCGTGTTGCTGCGGTGTGTGAAGGGGCTCAGCTCTCTCAGTATGTCCTGCACCAGCTCCACATTATTGTCCCTCACGGCCTCCAGCCGTGTCTCCTCCAGACTCTCTGCGCTCTGGAAGATCAGTCGGGGTTTAAGAGCCACACTGATTATCAGTTACTGGTTTGTCGTGAAAGAATATTTTACAGACTGATACTGGTAAAAGTCCATCAAAATACATGCAAGAATCAACAACATTTAAATTATGAAAGTGGTCATTACAGAAGGTAttacagtctttagtgtcacatgatccttcagaaatcaatgttgggttggtgctgaagaaacatttccttttatcattattaatgttgaaaacagttaactGGTAACTGATATACGACCGGTCAATAGTTTGTAGTAGCAAGATTAGCTTGCTAATGTAGCACAGTTTCCATAGATTCAGCAGCAAACCTTCCGCATTCATAAtgataagaaccattattaatagtTGATTATCAATAATAACTGAGTACCACATTTTTTAAGACTGAAATAATAGCTGCTGAAATTTCaggacattttaaaacaaatgaaaatgttaaattgtaataatatatttaacaatataactgttttactgtacttCTGGTGAAATAAATACAGCTGTAGTAAGCATTAGAGACTCtacaaatcttaattattccacaTTTTTGACAGGTGGTATACattcatttgaaatcaaaatttcataaatgtattaaCTTGTATAAGTGTAActtatagtaattaaaataatttttgggcAGTAATGACTGCGGTATGTTTGGGGCTGAAGACTGACCACTGGGCTCTCCATGATGCCCTTGAGGAAGATGAGGTCCAGGTCATTGGCCGTGGTGGAGCTGGTGCTGTCACTCAGTGTGTCCAGCACCTGCGGCACTGCTGGGGGGAACAAAGAGACCTGGTCATACACTGTACTGTCtgatcaaacacacactcattcaatCTGTTCTATACATGCATCTTACCATCTGGACAATACAGCTCAAATGtatatgaaatatgtatttttgtgaaGCCTTCACTAACTATGCCTTTAACTACTGAAATATGACTAATCGTGGATATGATAAGATGTAGATGGCTTAAACTACAAGACTGACCTCTTAGGGTAGATATATCAGaatcacacattattattattagcagacACTGCAGGGCACAAACATGTGGATCTCCAGGGAATGATATCACTGAAGCTGggtgtccctgtgtgtgtgtgtgtgtgtgtgtgtgtttgtgtcagccaTCTGTGGCACAAGGGTGTCCATGTTTATAAGTACAGCGCCAGGAAAATCCTCACAGCAAACAGTCCAATTACCTTTAGTGACCATCATTTCTGTGATTCATCTGCTGTGATCTGTACTGTTTTGGCTCGACATCAAATTCTTAGAATGAAACAACTTTGTTGCGGCTACTATTTACGCCACGGGCACAAAGCAACACTAGTGCGCTGAAATGAAGCTAAGCCATCTGCATTAGGGTCCAAAGACGTGCAAAGGAAACATATATGctgtaaataaatgctttttatcaactttattttaaaagcttttttcattcaaacaaatggatttaaacttgttttgtttGACTACACATCACATTAAAGCACTTTTGGTCATACATTCATCCTTTATTTGACAAATAGCAAAAATTAATGGGGGGCATTTAGGATGGACTAACTATAACGTTAAATTGAGCAGGACAGATAAGCTTGatcatttaaaatggttaaaagcATGATTTTCCTCACCGTTATTTCCATCACAGAATGCTGTTGGACACAATGCATGATTAGAAATGTGGTGGAAATATGAAAAAGTGACAAAAATGAATCTCCTGTGATGTCTGTATTTTCACTTTTGGACATTGTTATCAGATACATTAAAGAAACATTCAATGGTGAGAATGTAAAaagtgtgttttatatgtgtattttgtaaaGTTCCAGAGGGCCACAAACGCTCTTATTGATGATGATACTTACCATGCTCCGTGCCGGTGGCTGCCACAGGCATGATGCTTGAAATCTGCAACCAGAGAGATTTAACATCATCATTACGAACAGAGCGCAGAGTAAGTATAAGCAAAAGAAAGATGGGGAATGAAAAGAAATGTAGAAGAGTGGGGGCATTTACTAGAAAGATGTGGCTGGTATTACAATATAAACAATGAAATGAGATATGctgtctgtgtgtggggggggggatgCGGGTTGCTTAGACTCAGCCCTATCCTCCAAATGAAAGCATGACAGGGAGCAGGTGCACTAGATACACACGAaacaagaggaggaggagagagggaaAAACAGAAGTGCTGAGGATAAGATTGAAAgcttttatgcatattttttataatagacTTACTGGAATACTTGATTCGGTTTGATCAATCGCTATAAATAATTCTGTATAAATGAATGTGACTGTGTATGAATGACTGTTCTGTCCCAGGCAatagattatatatttatttagatcaCTCCACAGTCACTCTCTTacaatataataacataatttctAACAACTAAATCAGAGATTCTTGTTATTAGGCATGATAGTGATTTGTATGCTGGTCATTATAATGAAGTAACTGATACATGGTCCTCCTGAAGAGCTGCTTTACTGACCACTGACTGTAAATTATACCATATAACAGATTGGCAGCAGGAGtaaggatggacagacagatggatatcTTTCCCAAATTGCAATGACTGCTCTAAAATGAGACACCCGAATTTCAGGAGGTTAGGACCAAGagtaggacacatgcttatttgATAACAGTTTTATTTACTATTTGAGTTAATGTATAGagtatgctttttttaaatgcgTTTTTtcccaaggcattgttagatgccagtttCAAAAACAGATTTAGCTAGTATTCAACTATTCCTTGAAATGATTCTAAATCTGTATTTAAGAGTCGCAAAATAAAAAGAagtgctaaagtctgattttatGGCGCCTGAGCTTTAAAATGAAACTATTATAATCTTAATGCGAGTGGTGAAGGATtatgaaagtctgacagtaatcagtgttgagtgctACTGAaaggttaaccctgcctgctttaaatgcatgaaaacattcgttcgaaatttagaaaagtattcaaaaaataatcaaatgtaatccgttacattattttaataaagtgattgaaatagttacacgatagatagatagatagatagatagatagatagatagatagattttaatttaatatgatgTATAATTCAGTTTTCATTGCCGTAAATTCCTTCTCTAAAACTGTGTAAACCGTGTCCCAGAAAGCAGTAATCCCTTGAAGACCTGAAGGATCAGAGAAGGTTAAGAACtgacacacctctctctctcatttgtcacacacacacacacagaaatggctaATCCAACTAATAGGCAAACAATTGTTTTCTCTGTACATCTGTTGTGACTTTGCAACACTTTCTCACGAACAGGAGCTGCACTGTCAATCATATTATAAAACAGGATGTATTATGTAACTTATGAACTGATACAGGCCACAGTGGGCGTATAAATTAACCGTTTTTATGCTAGAGACGACTACACTGCCATCATTACTTCAGCTCAAAGTAGGATCTTCCCATGGGAGCATTAACAACACACCATTCTACTGACATTATGAGGCTTTCAACATAAATAACGGGAGCAACACATTCTCAAAAATCCTTTGCAACCATGAACCATTTCCACATACACTGTATGACGGAGGTGGTTGCTATAGTGATTCTTTTTCTCCCACATGTTACGTAGGTTATGAGCCGAGTGACTAGCCTACTTCCTAAAGGGGAAAGTGGCTGCCTTATATTCCAGCTGTGCCGAATTCAAGCTGAAGCCCAGGAAGCGGGAACGTCTTACTTAAACTTCTGGTCTATTTGATTGCTGTTATACAGTTATTAGACAGATGTGTCACTCAGAGATTAAAactgtcatcagttactcacccGCATATTgctccaaacatgtatgacttttttttcctgaaattatatttttaaaaatgtctca
The nucleotide sequence above comes from Carassius gibelio isolate Cgi1373 ecotype wild population from Czech Republic chromosome B3, carGib1.2-hapl.c, whole genome shotgun sequence. Encoded proteins:
- the mpp2a gene encoding MAGUK p55 subfamily member 2a isoform X8, encoding MSTQWIDSDLTLCSGSDASNSIKTTLRSVYDTGKISSIMPVAATGTEHAVPQVLDTLSDSTSSTTANDLDLIFLKGIMESPVSAESLEETRLEAVRDNNVELVQDILRELSPFTHRSNTAAELSRILNQPHFQSLLETHDSVASQTCETPPSSPCAFMEPPINTAPVPADAIRMVGIRKVAGEHLGVTFRIENGELVIARILHGGMIDQQGLLHTGDIIKEVNGREVGDDPRVLQEMLQEASGSVVLKILPSYQEPHPPRQVFVKCHCDYDPANDNLIPCKEAGLQFSRGDILQIVNQEDVNWWQARHVEGGSAGLIPSQLLEEKRKAFVKKDVDLSPAANLCTGMVGKKKKKMMYLTTKNADFDRHELLIYEEVAKVPPFRRKTLVLIGAAGVGRRSLKNKLLVSDPQHYGTTVPYTSRKPKSADRENMMYAFTSRSKMEADIKAGHYLEHGEYDGNLYGTKNDSIHEVVEAGRICILDVSPQALKVLRTSEFLPYVVFIKAPEFEVLKAMNRSGVEAGVTKHRTDAELKRTVDESAKIQRVYGHYFDLTIVNDDLEQAYRKLKSSLEELKGAQQWVPVGWVF
- the mpp2a gene encoding MAGUK p55 subfamily member 2a isoform X5 translates to MSTQWIDSDLTLCSGSDASNSIKTTLRSVYDTGKISSIMPVAATGTEHAFCDGNNAVPQVLDTLSDSTSSTTANDLDLIFLKGIMESPVSAESLEETRLEAVRDNNVELVQDILRELSPFTHRSNTAAELSRILNQPHFQSLLETHDSVASQTCETPPSSPCAFMEPPINTAPVPADAIRMVGIRKVAGEHLGVTFRIENGELVIARILHGGMIDQQGLLHTGDIIKEVNGREVGDDPRVLQEMLQEASGSVVLKILPSYQEPHPPRQVFVKCHCDYDPANDNLIPCKEAGLQFSRGDILQIVNQEDVNWWQARHVEGGSAGLIPSQLLEEKRKAFVKKDVDLSPAANLCTGMVGKKKKKMMYLTTKNADFDRHELLIYEEVAKVPPFRRKTLVLIGAAGVGRRSLKNKLLVSDPQHYGTTVPYTSRKPKSADRENMMYAFTSRSKMEADIKAGHYLEHGEYDGNLYGTKNDSIHEVVEAGRICILDVSPQALKVLRTSEFLPYVVFIKAPEFEVLKAMNRSGVEAGVTKHRTDAELKRTVDESAKIQRVYGHYFDLTIVNDDLEQAYRKLKSSLEELKGAQQWVPVGWVF
- the mpp2a gene encoding MAGUK p55 subfamily member 2a isoform X3, whose product is MSTQWIDSDLTLCSGSDASNSIKTTLRSVYDTGKISSIMPVAATGTEHAFCDGNNAVPQVLDTLSDSTSSTTANDLDLIFLKGIMESPVSAESLEETRLEAVRDNNVELVQDILRELSPFTHRSNTAAELSRILNQPHFQSLLETHDSVASQTCETPPSSPCAFMEPPINTAPVPADAIRMVGIRKVAGEHLGVTFRIENGELVIARILHGGMIDQQGLLHTGDIIKEVNGREVGDDPRVLQEMLQEASGSVVLKILPSYQEPHPPRQVFVKCHCDYDPANDNLIPCKEAGLQFSRGDILQIVNQEDVNWWQARHVEGGSAGLIPSQLLEEKRKAFVKKDVDLSPAANLCTGMVGKKKKKMMYLTTKNADFDRHELLIYEEVAKVPPFRRKTLVLIGAAGVGRRSLKNKLLVSDPQHYGTTVPYTSRKPKSADRENMMYAFTSRSKMEADIKAGHYLEHGEYDGNLYGTKNDSIHEVVEAGRICILDVSPQALKVLRTSEFLPYVVFIKAPEFEVLKAMNRSGVEAGVTKHRTDAELKRTVDESAKIQRVYGHYFDLTIVNDDLEQAYRKLKSSLEELKGAQQWVPVGWVF
- the mpp2a gene encoding MAGUK p55 subfamily member 2a isoform X9, producing the protein MSTQWIDSDLTLCSGSDASNSIKTTLRSVYDTGKISSIMPVAATGTEHVPQVLDTLSDSTSSTTANDLDLIFLKGIMESPVSAESLEETRLEAVRDNNVELVQDILRELSPFTHRSNTAAELSRILNQPHFQSLLETHDSVASQTCETPPSSPCAFMEPPINTAPVPADAIRMVGIRKVAGEHLGVTFRIENGELVIARILHGGMIDQQGLLHTGDIIKEVNGREVGDDPRVLQEMLQEASGSVVLKILPSYQEPHPPRQVFVKCHCDYDPANDNLIPCKEAGLQFSRGDILQIVNQEDVNWWQARHVEGGSAGLIPSQLLEEKRKAFVKKDVDLSPAANLCTGMVGKKKKKMMYLTTKNADFDRHELLIYEEVAKVPPFRRKTLVLIGAAGVGRRSLKNKLLVSDPQHYGTTVPYTSRKPKSADRENMMYAFTSRSKMEADIKAGHYLEHGEYDGNLYGTKNDSIHEVVEAGRICILDVSPQALKVLRTSEFLPYVVFIKAPEFEVLKAMNRSGVEAGVTKHRTDAELKRTVDESAKIQRVYGHYFDLTIVNDDLEQAYRKLKSSLEELKGAQQWVPVGWVF
- the mpp2a gene encoding MAGUK p55 subfamily member 2a isoform X7, producing the protein MSTQWIDSDLTLCSGSDASNSIKTTLRSVYDTGKISSIMPVAATGTEHAFCDGNNVPQVLDTLSDSTSSTTANDLDLIFLKGIMESPVSAESLEETRLEAVRDNNVELVQDILRELSPFTHRSNTAAELSRILNQPHFQSLLETHDSVASQTCETPPSSPCAFMEPPINTAPVPADAIRMVGIRKVAGEHLGVTFRIENGELVIARILHGGMIDQQGLLHTGDIIKEVNGREVGDDPRVLQEMLQEASGSVVLKILPSYQEPHPPRQVFVKCHCDYDPANDNLIPCKEAGLQFSRGDILQIVNQEDVNWWQARHVEGGSAGLIPSQLLEEKRKAFVKKDVDLSPAANLCTGMVGKKKKKMMYLTTKNADFDRHELLIYEEVAKVPPFRRKTLVLIGAAGVGRRSLKNKLLVSDPQHYGTTVPYTSRKPKSADRENMMYAFTSRSKMEADIKAGHYLEHGEYDGNLYGTKNDSIHEVVEAGRICILDVSPQALKVLRTSEFLPYVVFIKAPEFEVLKAMNRSGVEAGVTKHRTDAELKRTVDESAKIQRVYGHYFDLTIVNDDLEQAYRKLKSSLEELKGAQQWVPVGWVF